Below is a window of Pseudomonas sp. B21-040 DNA.
ATCGCCATTTCGGTCTGATGAACGTGCTCGGCAGTCAGTACGCCACCCTTGTAAGGCAAGTCGCGCGTGGCGCAGGCGTCTTCGACCAGGGTGCAACGAAAGCCCAGGTTCTTGGCGGCGCGCACCGTGGTGCTGACGCTGGAGTGGCTCATGAAACCGCAGACGATCAGGTCAAGGGCACCAAGGTCTTCCAGGCGTTTGGCCAGTTCGGTGCCGTGGAACGCGCTCGGCAGCATTTTACCGATGATGGTTTCGTCAGCCTGTGGCTCAAGCCCCGGGATGAACTCGCCACCGACGCCTTGCGGGTTAAACAACCCACCCAGCGTGCCGAGGTGGCGTACATGCACAATTGGCCGGCCGGCGGCGCGGGCAGCGTTGAGCAATTGCTTGATGTTCGCGACGGCAGCGTCCATGCCGCTCAGGGCCAGCGGGCCGCTGAGGTACTCTTTCTGGGCATCGATAATAACAAGCGTCGCATGGCTCAGATTGGCGGCTGCATAACCGCGGCCGCTGAGTT
It encodes the following:
- a CDS encoding cysteine hydrolase family protein, which codes for MSVPKTMFQLSGRGYAAANLSHATLVIIDAQKEYLSGPLALSGMDAAVANIKQLLNAARAAGRPIVHVRHLGTLGGLFNPQGVGGEFIPGLEPQADETIIGKMLPSAFHGTELAKRLEDLGALDLIVCGFMSHSSVSTTVRAAKNLGFRCTLVEDACATRDLPYKGGVLTAEHVHQTEMAIMGDNFATLALTHELI